The Nerophis ophidion isolate RoL-2023_Sa linkage group LG09, RoL_Noph_v1.0, whole genome shotgun sequence genome contains a region encoding:
- the hs3st1l1 gene encoding heparan sulfate (glucosamine) 3-O-sulfotransferase 1-like1 — protein sequence MACFLASTFLLVLHTGVSLNSMDVTNNEHVTSPPPPGTSKRAPHSIIIGVRKGGTRALLEMLDIHPEVSAAATEVHFFDWDENYSKGLEWYRELMPYSYPYQITVEKTPGYFTSALAPERICAMNSSIKLLLILRDPAERVISDYTQVYFNRLENHKPVQAIENLLVRNGALNMRYKAIQRSLYDIHMRNWLLHFPLEQIHIVDGDLLIHDPLPELQKVEHFLNLPPRIVSSNFYFNQTKGFYCIRSDGRERCLHESKGRPHPAVNSTVLQQLRSYLQEHNRTFFRLVKRTFNWQ from the coding sequence ATGGCCTGCTTCCTGGCCTCTACCTTTCTTCTGGTTCTACACACTGGCGTTAGTTTGAACAGCATGGACGTCACCAACAACGAACATGTGACCTCTCCTCCTCCGCCGGGCACTAGCAAAAGAGCCCCACACAGCATAATAATCGGGGTGCGCAAGGGAGGCACGAGAGCCCTCCTGGAAATGCTTGACATACATCCGGAGGTTTCTGCTGCTGCAACTGAGGTGCATTTCTTCGATTGGGATGAGAACTACTCTAAAGGTTTAGAGTGGTACCGTGAGTTGATGCCCTACTCGTACCCTTACCAGATCACGGTGGAGAAAACACCAGGATATTTCACATCAGCTCTTGCACCGGAACGCATATGTGCCATGAACTCATCCATAAAGCTGCTGCTGATTTTACGTGACCCGGCTGAGCGTGTCATCTCTGACTACACCCAGGTCTATTTCAACCGACTGGAGAACCACAAGCCGGTGCAAGCCATCGAAAACCTTCTAGTTCGCAATGGAGCTCTAAATATGCGCTACAAGGCCATTCAGAGGAGCCTATACGACATTCACATGCGGAACTGGTTGCTTCACTTCCCATTGGAACAGATCCATATCGTCGACGGGGACTTGCTCATTCATGACCCTTTGCCAGAGCTTCAGAAAGTGGAGCACTTCCTCAACCTCCCCCCCAGGATAGTTTCCTCCAACTTTTACTTCAACCAAACCAAAGGCTTTTACTGCATCCGAAGTGACGGTCGAGAGCGATGTCTGCATGAGTCAAAGGGTCGTCCCCATCCTGCTGTCAACAGTACTGTCCTCCAACAACTCCGTTCTTACCTTCAAGAGCATAACAGAACTTTCTTTAGGCTGGTGAAGCGTACGTTCAACTGGCAGTAG